The Paenibacillus sp. G2S3 region ATTATGTTTGTATTGCAAGTGGTGTAATTATTTTAATGGGTGGAAATCACAATCATCATCCTGAATGGATTACCGTATATCCTTTTGCAGACCAGATCGAGACCTCTTATGAACCCAAAGGGGATACGATCATAGAAAGTGATGCCTGGATTGGGATGAATGCAATGATTATGCCAGGCGTGAAAATAGGTGAGGGTGCTATTGTTGCGGCAGGCTCGGTTGTTGTGAAAGACGTTCCACCATATACGATAGTAGGCGGCAACCCTGCTAAAGAGATCAGAAAACGATTTACAGATCATGAAATCGAAATGTTAAAGGAAATGCGATGGTTCGCTTGGAAACGCGAGAAAATTGAACAAGCCACGTCTATCTTTTCGAGTTCATCGATTGATCTATTATATGACTTTTATCAGAGGGAAATAAAATCATAACACACTCACAACAGGCTGCCGGAATTATTCGGGAGCCTGTTCTTTTATCAGATAAGGTAGTTTTACAATATTTATTATTTACCAGATTAAACCTAATTAGTATGATGATATGAATGGGCTCATCTAATTATTTGGGAGGAAAGTGAGCTAGATATATGAAATATATTGAATGTGGTCTCGGCAATACATGGTTTATTAGAACTGAAACGGAGTTAGAGGATGGAACTGAATTTGAAGAAAAAGGAATTGTGAAACCGATAAGGTTCCGTTCGCTATATATTAGGATTTGGATTGGCAAAACCGTAGTTATCCTCGACTTAAAGCAAGGTTTTAAAAAAAGTAAGAAAAGTTATAACGCGTTTAAAATTATTTTTGGTATAACAAGTCTCTAGAATGGAGGAGCAAGATGCCCCCTTTTTTAATACACAAATATAGTCCGCTAAGAGATAAGGAGCAAATCGAACGATTGTTAGTTCACAATAATGATCTATTGAAGATTTTTTGTCAGGATGAAGGGATCAACAAAGATAATATTTTGGTTGCCCTTATTAAGGATACACTCATAGGCTTTCTTTCATTTAATGGGTTCGGAAGAAAACCACAAGCGACCCTATTTGTCAGTAAAGAGTATGACATAATGGATGTTGGATCGAAGTTAATAGAAGAATATGAAAAAGTGCTTATACATAATGAATTAGTAGAGCATACAGTATTCAATGTTCTTTCTAGCGATGTTGAATTAATCACCGTCTTGGAAAGAAATGATTATCGCATATACTTTACCTCATATATTATGGAACGAATGGGCGACCCTTTTCCTTCTGAGAATATTGTGGTTAGAAATTATGAGGAGAATGATTACTTTGAATGGGACAGAGTTTGCGAATTAGCTTTCTATCATATGCGTCAACGTATAGGTATGTATCCTTCGTTTTTTTATACACCCGTGGAATGGGAACGGGAACAGTTTAAGAAAAATAAAGACAATATGTTTGTAATGACAGTTGATGATACTATAGTAGCTATAGGAAAAATAGCAGGAAATAAAATAAGTATTGTTGCTATTTCGATAGAACATCAATCACGAGGTTATGGTAGAGCTTTTGTTAAATTTCTTGTTAATGAGATTATTCGCAAGGGCGAGGATAAGGTCAACCTTGAAGTAGTCAAAGGCAATTTTGCAAAATCGTTATATGAAAGCCTTGGATTTGAAGAGACAGAAATCTACCATAACTATATCAAGTATTTTAGACCAGACACTAGACTTAGTGCCCCGCCCGAGAATTATTAATAGGTTCAAATATATAACGACAAGATGGAGGGAACTATGGATAAAATATTTAATGAAATAGCCAATTTGATTAGTGCTGAAGCGAAAAGAGTCACCATTGGGATTTCGGGTCATGGTGCTGCTGGTAAGACAACGTTTGCCCATAATCTTTTAAAGCTTCTGGGTCATGAGGGCGTAAATTATATTAATACTGATCCCTATATTATCGGCTCTCATCTTAGAAAGTACACTTTAATCGAGTATGAGTATAACAATGAAACTCATCATAATAAAATGACAGCTTGTCATCCTGCTGCTCATAATGTATCCGCTTTAGAGAGAGATATTCGAATGATGCGAGAGGGTTTAGATTTTTATACAATAGACACAAATTATTTAAAGAGTACTTTAATAGCTTCACACAATAGAATGAATATTGTAGAAGGCATGAGCGTTGCTTTTTCAGACCCGAATTTGTTTGATCTGAAAGTTTACTTATATACAGATGGAGAAACTGAATTGATGAGAAGGAGTCTACGAGATGTCTCTGAAAGAGGAACAGATATTAATGATTTAAGAAAATCTCATGAAGAGCGTAGAATTCAATATGAGTTATTTATGCATCCTTATCATCGAAACTTTGATATCGTTTTAAAAAATTCCAATGAAGGTTATATACTCGAAGGAGGGAATTATGAATCTTGCAAATAGAATAACAATCGCCAGAATATTATTAATCCCTATCTTTATAGTGCTTTTCACAAAATACCCTGATTGGAAGTTACTTGATCCATTAGCGGATAAGTTACTCATATCTGCAGCGTTGATCCTACTAGTAAGTCAGCAGATGTTATACGCATGGGTTGCTTTAGTTATTGTAGCAAGGGAAGTTATCATTACAGGAATTAGACTTGTCGCTGCTTCTCAGAAAATAGTTCTGCAAGCTGATCAATACGGTAAAATTAAAATGGTATCTCAAGTAGTAGCAATTACCGCAGTTATGTTTGCAAACCACCCATTCACCTTTTTTACGAATATACCTTTCGATCAAATCCTTATCTATATTGCATTAATCATAACTGTCTATTCTGGCTTTAACTACATAAAAAATAACTATCGTTCTTTAAAATTAGAGAGATGGGGATAAAAGTCCGCCATCACACGCATGTTTAGTTATAATTGTTTATTACCCTCGATATCTTTTCTGAGATGCTATACTTTTAAGCAAAAGCTGCCACACGGCAGCTTTTTTTGCGGTTTATGGAATTATCAATACTTAAACTAGTGGATACAACTCAACTTTACGTTCCCATTGCAGATTGTACAATAGAAATCACTATTCTCGCTCATTAACTACCATCTACTGTACTTTGTGCAATCAAACTACGGGAAATGTGCTATAATGGGCAATTTTCATTGGATCGATTGTACAAAATACAACAGAAGTATCATTCAGCTCGATTTAAATAAGTTCTGTTGCACAAAATACAATGGCTAAGAACGATAACCCCAGAATCCTGTGCTCAAAATTAAACTATTGACACAAAAGTGTATTACACGTATAGTACATGCATAAGATGTATGAACCACTTAGTACACACACTTAGTATATGGAGTTGGTTGTATGACAGAAGAACAGAAATCAGGCGTCAGCTTTAATATTCGTGAGCCGGTATATATTCAAGTTGTGCGTCATTTCAAGGAACAGATCGCCACAGGGCAGATCGGAGCGGGAGACAAAATTCCTTCACGGCGTGAATTGGCATCATTAATGAAGATTAATGCGAACACGGCGCAGAAGGCATATAAGGAAATGGAGGAACAAGGTTTGATCGTTACAGAAGGAAATTCCCCGAGTCGAATTACACAGGATCAGCAAATCCTAAGCTCGATTCGAGCTGAATTAATCGAAAGTGCAGTGGATATATTCATCGGTTCCATTCGGAATATTCAAATTCCAGTTGAAGAGCTGGTAGACATTATAAAGACAAAATATACATCCGAGCGA contains the following coding sequences:
- a CDS encoding CatB-related O-acetyltransferase, with the translated sequence MKKHQFNHWSEIKYLKDIVTNPLIEVGEYSYYSGYYDNLDFEDGCVRYLWGDETSRKLFNPIEDYGWHLDKLIIGNYVCIASGVIILMGGNHNHHPEWITVYPFADQIETSYEPKGDTIIESDAWIGMNAMIMPGVKIGEGAIVAAGSVVVKDVPPYTIVGGNPAKEIRKRFTDHEIEMLKEMRWFAWKREKIEQATSIFSSSSIDLLYDFYQREIKS
- a CDS encoding DUF3977 family protein, with translation MKYIECGLGNTWFIRTETELEDGTEFEEKGIVKPIRFRSLYIRIWIGKTVVILDLKQGFKKSKKSYNAFKIIFGITSL
- a CDS encoding GNAT family N-acetyltransferase, which produces MPPFLIHKYSPLRDKEQIERLLVHNNDLLKIFCQDEGINKDNILVALIKDTLIGFLSFNGFGRKPQATLFVSKEYDIMDVGSKLIEEYEKVLIHNELVEHTVFNVLSSDVELITVLERNDYRIYFTSYIMERMGDPFPSENIVVRNYEENDYFEWDRVCELAFYHMRQRIGMYPSFFYTPVEWEREQFKKNKDNMFVMTVDDTIVAIGKIAGNKISIVAISIEHQSRGYGRAFVKFLVNEIIRKGEDKVNLEVVKGNFAKSLYESLGFEETEIYHNYIKYFRPDTRLSAPPENY
- a CDS encoding phosphoribulokinase; translated protein: MDKIFNEIANLISAEAKRVTIGISGHGAAGKTTFAHNLLKLLGHEGVNYINTDPYIIGSHLRKYTLIEYEYNNETHHNKMTACHPAAHNVSALERDIRMMREGLDFYTIDTNYLKSTLIASHNRMNIVEGMSVAFSDPNLFDLKVYLYTDGETELMRRSLRDVSERGTDINDLRKSHEERRIQYELFMHPYHRNFDIVLKNSNEGYILEGGNYESCK
- a CDS encoding CDP-alcohol phosphatidyltransferase family protein, which translates into the protein MNLANRITIARILLIPIFIVLFTKYPDWKLLDPLADKLLISAALILLVSQQMLYAWVALVIVAREVIITGIRLVAASQKIVLQADQYGKIKMVSQVVAITAVMFANHPFTFFTNIPFDQILIYIALIITVYSGFNYIKNNYRSLKLERWG
- a CDS encoding GntR family transcriptional regulator, whose product is MTEEQKSGVSFNIREPVYIQVVRHFKEQIATGQIGAGDKIPSRRELASLMKINANTAQKAYKEMEEQGLIVTEGNSPSRITQDQQILSSIRAELIESAVDIFIGSIRNIQIPVEELVDIIKTKYTSERKLSPEGGDTR